Proteins from a single region of Novosphingobium sp. CECT 9465:
- a CDS encoding amine dehydrogenase large subunit — MMTLVSSRLAGLLFAGVVAGSLAVPAHAETVVPEAEEATVNTMEPPNTGWFFVRGGWGSAGSSIFDSATGKMVGMVATGRDSDMAIDPAGKAYYVAETIWTKGNRGTRQDLVAVYDARTLKLLTEIPTPGRLIIGGLKTNFVVTDDGKTAYDYNFDPASSVNVIDLVKRKFVRAIELPGCANIIPNPGVGFSSLCADGTLATVTVKGGTQDITRTEPFFDAAADPIFANFTYDRKKKQAVLLSYAGLIRVAVIGAKPTVSEPFSIQQAAGLRAADTAPLDIAWFPGGSQVMALHRPSSTLYVLMHKGEYWTHKEGAEEIWAVDLATKKVTRRIPLKDPVNNIEITQDDAAMIMVTDRMNNGRMIDAKTGEIKHTIENAGGGHITVVEPM; from the coding sequence ATGATGACGCTGGTTAGCAGCAGGTTGGCGGGATTGCTTTTCGCAGGCGTGGTCGCAGGATCGCTCGCCGTTCCGGCACACGCGGAAACGGTGGTGCCAGAGGCTGAGGAGGCCACGGTCAATACGATGGAGCCGCCAAACACCGGCTGGTTCTTTGTGCGAGGGGGCTGGGGATCGGCAGGATCGAGCATCTTCGATTCCGCCACCGGCAAGATGGTCGGGATGGTCGCCACGGGGCGCGATTCCGATATGGCGATCGATCCGGCAGGCAAGGCCTATTACGTTGCCGAAACGATCTGGACCAAGGGCAATCGCGGAACCCGGCAGGATCTGGTTGCGGTCTATGATGCCAGAACGCTCAAGCTGCTGACGGAAATTCCCACGCCCGGTCGCCTGATCATAGGCGGGCTGAAGACCAATTTCGTCGTCACCGATGACGGTAAAACCGCTTACGACTACAATTTCGATCCGGCTTCGTCGGTCAATGTGATCGATCTGGTCAAGCGCAAGTTCGTCCGCGCTATCGAACTGCCCGGCTGCGCGAACATCATTCCTAATCCCGGAGTCGGCTTTTCGTCGCTCTGCGCCGATGGAACGCTGGCTACCGTTACGGTAAAGGGTGGGACGCAGGACATCACCCGGACCGAACCCTTCTTCGATGCTGCCGCCGACCCGATCTTTGCGAATTTCACGTATGATCGCAAAAAGAAGCAGGCTGTGTTGCTCAGCTATGCCGGGCTGATCCGGGTTGCTGTGATCGGTGCGAAACCCACTGTCAGCGAACCGTTTTCGATTCAGCAGGCGGCCGGATTGCGCGCTGCCGATACCGCACCGCTCGACATCGCGTGGTTCCCCGGCGGATCGCAGGTCATGGCGCTCCACCGTCCCAGTTCGACGCTTTATGTGCTGATGCACAAGGGGGAATACTGGACGCACAAGGAAGGCGCCGAAGAAATCTGGGCGGTCGATCTGGCAACGAAGAAGGTTACCAGGCGCATCCCGCTGAAGGATCCTGTGAACAATATCGAAATCACGCAGGACGATGCCGCGATGATCATGGTCACCGATCGCATGAACAATGGCCGGATGATCGATGCGAAGACCGGCGAGATCAAGCACACCATCGAAAACGCCGGCGGCGGCCACATCACCGTCGTGGAGCCGATGTGA
- a CDS encoding MauE/DoxX family redox-associated membrane protein has product MSTLGASALAIGGGAAAIGVGLVFLTAGAAKLRSRRMFPGVVANYRLLPDRMVGPVAMALPFVELAVGSGLLAGFRSAAVPAIALLLAFAAAMAINIGRGRAHIDCGCGRSELRQPLSRTLVLRNVALAVLLVPALAAMPAFASAGWLIALAGGVALYLLTHLVNALAALATGPLAAMERNSR; this is encoded by the coding sequence GTGAGCACGCTCGGCGCATCGGCGCTTGCCATCGGCGGCGGGGCGGCGGCAATCGGTGTGGGACTGGTATTCCTGACGGCAGGCGCAGCCAAGCTGCGCAGCCGTCGCATGTTTCCCGGTGTCGTTGCCAATTACCGGCTGTTGCCTGACAGAATGGTCGGTCCGGTTGCGATGGCCCTGCCTTTCGTGGAACTGGCTGTCGGATCAGGCCTTCTCGCCGGATTTCGCAGCGCTGCCGTTCCGGCCATAGCGCTACTGCTCGCATTCGCTGCCGCCATGGCGATCAACATCGGACGCGGCCGGGCGCATATCGATTGCGGTTGCGGGCGCTCCGAACTGCGCCAGCCATTGAGCCGGACGCTCGTGCTGCGCAACGTTGCGCTTGCCGTGCTGCTCGTTCCCGCGCTGGCGGCGATGCCCGCTTTCGCTTCTGCCGGATGGCTCATCGCGCTGGCCGGAGGGGTAGCACTCTATCTCCTCACGCACCTCGTAAACGCGCTTGCGGCGCTGGCCACTGGTCCGCTCGCCGCCATGGAAAGGAATTCCCGATGA
- a CDS encoding XdhC family protein, with the protein MIATTPLDILRFIVDRHAEAIDTVLVTLIGIEGASSRAIGAQMAVAADGRRIGSFSGGCVEDAVAAEALEALDDGWGRVVRYGIGSAYIDIRLPCGGGIDLLFTPRPDAATMISALGQLDQRRATGLALGCDSVALLPDAVSRSWDGNSLHHAYQPALRIVALGQGEDLTAFARLGAAFGAQVQALTPDLPTRDLLGDEGIEATFLPTRNTLPIAHGDPWTAIVFLFHGRDWEEFLLPQALALRSFYIGAIGSRKTHAARRAMLSHSGVSMEQIETLRGHIGLIPATRDPATLAVSILGEIVADYNALALWSHWMGQPLETTASA; encoded by the coding sequence ATGATAGCGACCACGCCCCTCGACATCCTGCGCTTCATCGTGGATCGCCATGCCGAAGCCATCGATACGGTACTTGTCACGCTGATCGGCATTGAAGGCGCTTCGTCCCGCGCCATTGGCGCACAGATGGCGGTTGCGGCCGACGGGCGCAGGATCGGATCATTTTCCGGCGGCTGCGTGGAAGATGCCGTGGCTGCCGAAGCGCTTGAAGCGCTCGACGACGGCTGGGGCCGCGTGGTGCGCTATGGTATCGGTTCTGCCTATATCGACATCCGCCTGCCCTGTGGCGGCGGCATCGACCTGCTGTTCACGCCGCGTCCCGATGCGGCAACCATGATCTCGGCGCTTGGGCAACTGGATCAGCGGCGCGCTACAGGCCTTGCCCTGGGCTGCGACAGCGTTGCACTCCTGCCTGACGCTGTGTCCCGTTCCTGGGACGGAAACAGTCTCCATCATGCCTATCAGCCCGCGTTGCGCATCGTCGCGCTGGGACAGGGCGAGGACCTCACCGCATTTGCCCGCCTTGGCGCGGCATTCGGCGCGCAAGTGCAGGCCCTGACGCCGGACCTTCCAACGCGGGACCTGCTGGGTGACGAGGGCATCGAGGCTACGTTTCTGCCCACACGCAACACCCTGCCCATCGCCCATGGCGATCCCTGGACCGCCATCGTGTTCCTGTTCCATGGGCGCGACTGGGAGGAATTCCTGCTTCCGCAAGCCCTTGCCCTGCGATCGTTCTACATCGGCGCGATAGGGAGCCGAAAGACACATGCCGCGCGGCGGGCGATGCTTTCCCATTCGGGCGTATCCATGGAACAGATCGAGACGCTCCGCGGCCATATCGGGCTGATTCCGGCAACGCGGGACCCGGCGACTTTGGCAGTTTCGATCCTGGGCGAGATTGTTGCGGATTATAATGCTCTGGCGCTCTGGTCGCACTGGATGGGGCAGCCGCTCGAAACGACGGCGTCCGCGTGA
- a CDS encoding TetR/AcrR family transcriptional regulator: protein MATARLDHRDTELPSAPRPGTYVRGAETVDAIIKAALRVLIDEGAGAFTIRRIASECGMKVGNVSYHFPKKELLIQTLLDEIINSYKKVLERTVRQPGLDAAERLRLIIVLCLDDIGGKRTTRLFTELWALANHNEFVADRVRVFYQSVHDTIAEYVAELNPALSEQEVRLVALFISASMEGATPFCGYEKPWSHQLGAFTAIAAHSLVHLARTITSREIAGLADCP, encoded by the coding sequence ATGGCTACTGCCCGCCTCGATCATCGTGATACCGAACTGCCCTCCGCTCCGCGACCGGGAACTTACGTGCGCGGCGCCGAAACGGTCGACGCGATCATCAAGGCTGCCTTGCGCGTCCTGATCGACGAAGGGGCAGGGGCTTTCACCATCCGCCGCATTGCGTCTGAATGCGGAATGAAAGTCGGCAATGTCAGCTATCATTTCCCGAAAAAGGAACTGCTGATCCAGACCCTGCTGGACGAGATTATCAACAGTTACAAGAAAGTGCTTGAACGCACCGTCAGACAACCCGGTCTCGATGCCGCCGAAAGGCTGCGCCTGATCATCGTGCTGTGCCTTGATGACATCGGCGGAAAGCGCACGACGCGGCTGTTCACTGAACTCTGGGCGCTGGCGAACCACAACGAGTTCGTAGCCGACCGGGTGCGGGTGTTCTATCAAAGCGTACACGATACCATCGCGGAATATGTCGCTGAACTCAACCCGGCCTTGAGCGAGCAGGAAGTGCGCCTTGTCGCGCTATTCATCAGCGCATCGATGGAAGGCGCGACACCGTTTTGCGGCTACGAAAAGCCGTGGTCGCACCAGTTGGGGGCATTTACCGCGATTGCCGCCCATTCGCTGGTTCATCTTGCAAGAACGATCACGTCGCGAGAGATTGCCGGGCTTGCCGATTGCCCTTGA
- a CDS encoding methylamine dehydrogenase light chain produces MKTFNPDAIGEKLLRRFAGRTSRRSIISRIGIALVAAPVFPVLPVSRAEAAKPDRTPEAKTAFARNAQTKDDTKCDYWRYCAIDGALCTCCGGGIHTCPAGAEPSPVSWVGSCINPDDGKAYMIAYRDCCGKPACGQCGCDNTDRETQVYLPQLNNNVIWCFGTSSMEYHCSTAIMIGAA; encoded by the coding sequence ATGAAGACTTTCAATCCCGACGCGATTGGCGAAAAGCTGCTGCGCCGGTTCGCGGGCCGCACATCGCGCCGGAGCATCATCTCGCGCATTGGCATCGCACTGGTTGCCGCACCGGTCTTTCCTGTTCTGCCAGTGAGCCGCGCCGAGGCCGCCAAGCCCGACCGTACGCCTGAGGCCAAGACGGCGTTTGCGCGCAACGCCCAGACCAAGGACGATACGAAGTGCGATTACTGGCGTTATTGCGCGATCGATGGCGCATTATGCACCTGCTGCGGCGGCGGCATCCACACATGCCCCGCCGGGGCAGAACCCTCGCCGGTTTCGTGGGTCGGGTCGTGCATCAATCCCGATGACGGCAAGGCCTATATGATCGCGTATCGCGATTGCTGCGGAAAGCCTGCTTGCGGTCAATGCGGATGCGACAACACCGACCGCGAAACGCAGGTCTATCTGCCGCAGCTCAACAACAACGTGATCTGGTGCTTCGGGACAAGCAGCATGGAATACCATTGCTCCACCGCGATCATGATCGGCGCGGCATAA
- a CDS encoding (2Fe-2S)-binding protein, which produces MSVTLTVNGTKRVVDAEADKPLLWVLREDLDMPGTKFGCGAGLCGACTVHLDGDAVRSCQTPIADAAGKAITTIEGVATNAVGKRVTEAWQALDVPQCGYCQAGQIMSATALLKQNPKPTADDIDGWMSGNICRCATYLRIRAAIRQAAGLPPEMANSGASDGEKPA; this is translated from the coding sequence ATGAGCGTTACTTTGACCGTAAACGGCACCAAACGCGTGGTCGATGCCGAAGCGGACAAGCCGCTGCTGTGGGTTCTGCGCGAAGACCTTGACATGCCGGGCACCAAATTCGGTTGCGGCGCGGGGCTATGCGGGGCCTGCACGGTCCATCTCGATGGGGATGCCGTGCGATCGTGCCAGACGCCGATTGCCGATGCGGCGGGCAAGGCGATCACCACGATCGAAGGGGTGGCCACCAATGCTGTCGGCAAACGCGTGACCGAAGCATGGCAGGCGCTTGACGTGCCGCAGTGCGGATATTGCCAGGCCGGACAGATCATGTCGGCCACAGCATTGCTCAAGCAGAATCCAAAGCCGACGGCGGACGATATCGACGGTTGGATGAGCGGCAACATCTGTCGCTGTGCCACATACTTGCGTATCCGCGCGGCGATCAGGCAGGCGGCAGGCCTGCCCCCGGAGATGGCAAACTCAGGCGCTTCGGATGGGGAGAAACCGGCATGA
- a CDS encoding TonB-dependent receptor, producing MNFRVLLAAGAAPLALFSQSVSAAETPANETAPADPQTTSVGTGASDSGTIVVTARRRAETAQDVPLAISVVGGEHIDSTGSFNVGRLQQLTPTLQFYSSNPRNTAVNIRGLGVPFGLTNDGIEQGVGIYIDDVYNARVASATFDFLDVKQIEVLRGPQGTLYGKNTTAGAINITTNQPTFDFEGKAEVSVGNLNFVQAKAAVSGPISDTLAARLAVSSTSRRGTIYNATTNQWIQSQDNLGLRGQLLFKPSEALSITLAGDYSEQDAVCCGSVYVRTATTQRALNRQFAALSAAQGYAVPSTNPFDRVTDLDSPLQAGNKIGGASIKVKWDVGPGTLTSVTAWRFWDWQPQNDRDFTGLPIVSKSQNPSQQDQYTQELRYNYSGDRFDFVLGAFGFYQRIDTQGTEAHGSASTRWNLAPSNALYNSNVLDGLTALNTQYLKNTSVAVYGQASWKITPELTLQPGLRVNYDKKDGFYQRRVFNAAGTEILLSTPNSATKTAQLGIFTPQEIAPKFSDWNFSYDFTASYKVAERVLLYATYAKTFKSGGINQNGVPTDAANNPILASATVKPESVRHYEAGIKTEFRDLGAILNLSIFRTDIKDYQANVNNGQFGVLRGYLANAGAVRSQGVEADFSIRPSERFNAYVNGAYTDATYRKFTDAPCPPELSGGTVASGSQVPGAAGTPGALSPANCDISGQRLPGVSEWSVSWGLEANAPVELFAQEGHVYLGYDGSYRSNFSSNPSPSVYTWVDGYSLSNVRVGFRTDDGFDIYGWVRNAFDENYFEQLFVGPGNTGLIAGLPGDPRTWGFTLRKAF from the coding sequence ATGAACTTCCGTGTCCTTCTCGCGGCGGGGGCTGCGCCTCTCGCCCTGTTCTCGCAAAGCGTCTCCGCTGCCGAGACACCTGCAAACGAAACGGCGCCAGCCGATCCGCAAACCACGTCTGTCGGCACCGGCGCCAGCGATAGCGGCACGATCGTCGTCACTGCCCGGCGCCGCGCGGAAACCGCGCAGGACGTACCACTGGCCATTTCGGTCGTCGGTGGCGAACACATCGACAGCACCGGCAGTTTCAATGTCGGGCGCCTGCAGCAGCTTACGCCGACGCTGCAATTCTATTCCTCGAACCCGCGCAACACCGCCGTCAACATTCGCGGCCTTGGTGTGCCGTTTGGCCTGACCAACGACGGGATCGAACAGGGCGTCGGCATCTATATCGACGATGTCTACAATGCCCGCGTCGCCTCGGCCACGTTCGATTTCCTCGACGTGAAGCAGATCGAAGTCCTGCGCGGTCCGCAGGGCACACTCTATGGCAAGAACACCACCGCCGGCGCGATCAATATCACCACCAACCAGCCGACCTTCGATTTTGAAGGCAAGGCCGAAGTGAGCGTCGGCAACCTCAATTTCGTGCAGGCCAAGGCCGCTGTTTCAGGCCCGATCTCCGATACTCTGGCCGCGCGCCTTGCCGTCTCGTCGACCAGCCGTCGCGGCACGATCTACAATGCGACGACCAACCAGTGGATACAGAGCCAGGACAACCTTGGGTTGCGCGGGCAATTGCTGTTCAAGCCGAGCGAGGCGCTGAGCATCACGTTGGCCGGCGATTACAGCGAGCAGGACGCGGTGTGCTGCGGTTCGGTTTATGTCCGCACAGCCACCACCCAGCGCGCGCTGAACAGGCAGTTTGCCGCGCTTTCAGCAGCGCAGGGCTATGCCGTGCCCAGCACCAATCCGTTCGACCGCGTGACAGATCTGGATTCGCCGTTGCAGGCCGGAAACAAGATCGGTGGCGCTTCGATCAAGGTGAAGTGGGATGTCGGGCCGGGCACACTGACATCGGTCACGGCATGGCGCTTCTGGGACTGGCAGCCGCAGAATGACCGTGATTTCACCGGATTGCCGATTGTCAGCAAATCGCAGAATCCTTCGCAGCAGGATCAGTACACGCAGGAATTGCGCTACAATTACAGTGGCGACCGTTTTGATTTCGTGCTGGGTGCGTTCGGCTTCTACCAGCGCATCGACACGCAAGGCACCGAAGCGCATGGCAGCGCCTCGACCAGATGGAACCTTGCGCCCAGCAACGCGCTGTACAATTCCAACGTGCTTGACGGACTGACTGCGCTCAATACGCAGTATCTCAAGAATACGAGCGTTGCCGTTTACGGGCAGGCCAGCTGGAAGATCACGCCTGAGCTGACCTTGCAACCCGGCCTGCGTGTCAACTATGACAAGAAGGACGGGTTCTACCAGCGCCGCGTATTTAATGCTGCTGGCACCGAAATCCTGCTTAGCACCCCGAACAGCGCCACCAAGACAGCGCAACTGGGCATTTTCACGCCGCAGGAAATCGCGCCAAAGTTCAGCGACTGGAACTTCAGCTACGATTTCACCGCCAGCTACAAGGTGGCCGAGCGCGTTTTGCTCTACGCGACATATGCCAAGACCTTCAAATCGGGCGGCATCAATCAGAACGGCGTACCTACCGACGCCGCCAACAACCCCATCCTGGCCTCTGCCACGGTCAAGCCGGAATCCGTCCGTCATTACGAAGCGGGTATCAAGACCGAGTTTCGCGATCTTGGCGCGATTCTCAACCTCTCGATCTTTCGAACGGACATCAAGGACTATCAGGCCAACGTCAACAATGGCCAGTTCGGTGTGCTGCGCGGTTATCTCGCCAATGCCGGCGCGGTGCGATCGCAGGGCGTCGAAGCCGATTTCTCGATCCGCCCCTCGGAACGCTTCAATGCCTATGTCAACGGTGCCTATACCGATGCCACGTATCGCAAGTTCACCGATGCGCCTTGCCCGCCCGAACTTTCGGGCGGCACCGTCGCCAGCGGATCGCAGGTTCCGGGTGCTGCCGGAACACCGGGCGCGCTCAGCCCTGCCAATTGCGACATCTCCGGCCAGCGGCTGCCCGGCGTGTCCGAATGGTCGGTGTCATGGGGCCTTGAAGCCAACGCGCCGGTCGAATTGTTCGCGCAGGAAGGGCATGTCTACCTCGGTTACGATGGCAGCTACCGCTCGAACTTCTCGTCCAATCCGTCACCTTCTGTCTATACTTGGGTGGATGGCTATTCGTTGTCCAACGTCCGGGTCGGCTTCCGCACAGACGATGGCTTCGACATCTATGGCTGGGTCCGCAATGCGTTTGACGAAAACTACTTCGAGCAGCTTTTCGTCGGTCCGGGCAACACCGGCCTGATTGCAGGCTTGCCCGGCGATCCCCGCACATGGGGTTTCACCCTGCGCAAGGCCTTCTGA
- a CDS encoding cytochrome C, translating to MRRIGLAAFAAACAALIGPGLAARDDPRATTVANGLAAISDPELARADYVEHCAGCHGVQGISAPAKLPELRGRVGYMMCTPATRAYLLRLPNIAKSRLSDNQQLADMLNFMIFGIGGQSVLPGTRPFTASEVAHERKFALTSASLVTERKRHVETAIRECGAPATFRDFYQPR from the coding sequence GTGCGCCGGATCGGCCTTGCAGCATTTGCCGCGGCGTGTGCGGCATTGATCGGGCCGGGACTGGCGGCCAGGGACGATCCGCGCGCCACCACCGTCGCGAACGGTCTTGCGGCGATTTCCGACCCGGAACTGGCGCGCGCCGATTACGTCGAACATTGCGCCGGTTGCCATGGGGTGCAGGGCATTTCCGCCCCGGCGAAGCTTCCTGAACTGCGCGGGCGCGTGGGCTACATGATGTGCACACCTGCAACGCGCGCCTATCTGCTGCGCCTTCCCAACATCGCCAAGAGCCGGTTGAGCGATAACCAGCAACTGGCGGATATGCTCAATTTCATGATATTCGGCATCGGCGGCCAAAGCGTGCTGCCGGGGACCCGGCCATTTACCGCCAGCGAAGTGGCCCATGAACGAAAGTTCGCGCTGACCTCCGCGTCGCTTGTCACGGAACGCAAGCGCCACGTCGAAACGGCGATCCGTGAATGCGGCGCGCCGGCGACCTTCCGGGACTTCTACCAGCCTCGCTGA
- a CDS encoding YezD family protein has translation MTESSNARGDSENHLEESIASVREALTGLRYGNVSLTVHEGRVVQIDVTEKRRLKPN, from the coding sequence ATGACCGAATCTTCGAACGCTCGCGGAGATAGCGAGAATCATCTTGAAGAGAGCATCGCCAGTGTGCGTGAGGCCCTGACGGGTCTGCGCTACGGCAATGTTTCGCTCACCGTCCATGAAGGGCGGGTTGTCCAGATCGACGTGACCGAGAAGCGACGGCTCAAGCCGAACTGA
- a CDS encoding methylamine utilization protein MauD, with the protein MITALIVSQVISWLVILGLVVMLLALARQVGVLHMRVAPAGALTTSGGPAVGDKAPAVPAHTLEGKDVIVGGPSKTVPLRLLMFVSATCPLCKGLIPAARSFAHDERLELTFVGDDDASVQRTMIAQHGLEAYRFINGPEVGQAYEVGKLPYAVLLDSEGTILSKGLVNSREHLESLVIAHEMGIATVQDYISQLKVQAA; encoded by the coding sequence ATGATCACCGCTCTTATCGTCAGTCAGGTGATCTCATGGCTGGTCATTCTTGGGCTTGTGGTGATGCTGCTCGCGCTCGCACGGCAGGTGGGTGTGCTCCACATGCGCGTAGCACCTGCCGGCGCGCTAACCACCAGCGGGGGGCCGGCGGTTGGGGACAAGGCACCCGCGGTTCCGGCACACACCCTGGAAGGCAAGGACGTGATCGTGGGCGGCCCGTCCAAAACCGTGCCGCTGCGCCTGCTGATGTTCGTCTCTGCCACATGCCCGTTGTGCAAGGGCCTTATCCCCGCCGCGCGCTCGTTCGCCCATGACGAACGTCTTGAACTGACATTCGTCGGCGATGACGATGCGTCAGTGCAGCGCACAATGATCGCGCAGCACGGGCTGGAAGCCTATCGTTTCATCAATGGCCCGGAAGTTGGCCAGGCTTATGAAGTGGGCAAGCTGCCTTATGCGGTTTTGCTCGATAGCGAAGGAACGATCCTTTCGAAGGGGCTCGTCAACAGCCGTGAACATCTCGAAAGCCTGGTGATCGCCCATGAAATGGGCATCGCAACGGTGCAGGACTACATTTCGCAGCTCAAGGTACAGGCCGCCTGA
- a CDS encoding molybdopterin cofactor-binding domain-containing protein, translating into MTKAPALDRRSFMVASLAGGAVLTLDATIVIAAGPTAPASSNTLNAFVRINPDNTVTIGAKNPEIGQGVKVMLPMLIAEELDLAWEQVRIEQTDANEKIYGVQSAGGSTSTPRNWLPMRQAGAAARAMLVAAAAKTWGVDAATLSTARGAVLHKASGKSLTYASLAKGAAEQTPPDLAKVPLKDASAFTIIGKSKPGVDVPGIVKGAPLFGIDTRLPGMVHAAVVKCPAHGGTIASIDDAAVKAIPGVIAVIPVNSGYVADGKTDTVLIVADSWWKASKAREKLVVKWDDVAVSGFSSVGYERDAAALVGAVPQISLFKAGDADGALASSSRVVKADYEYPFLAHATLEPQNCTALFKDGKLEIWAPSQAPAGGRAETARLCGLTPDDLTIHLTRIGGGFGRRLLNDYMVIAGQVAKALPGKPVKVLYDRTDDFRHDFYRPAGWHRFSAGIDETGAIVAFKDHFVSFGKDGKGLRAAEMQATEFPGPVVPNVDLGVSYMATNLATGWLRAPTSNAMAFVFQSFLDEVAEAAGLDLPELMRRTLGAPREIPGGRVALNTGRARGVIDAVCKAAGWTGRQKGRGFGFYFSHLGYFAEVVDVTLSEGTVRVDKVWVAGDVGSHIINPLNAMNQVQGSVIEGLGQAMLGQKIVQENGKVTAENFGDFALMRIDGVPGEIAVEFVKTEFPPTGLGEPALPPVIPALANAIYSVTGKRHRRLPLELI; encoded by the coding sequence ATGACCAAGGCTCCCGCGCTCGACCGCCGCTCGTTCATGGTCGCCTCGCTTGCTGGTGGCGCGGTGCTGACGCTGGACGCCACGATAGTCATCGCGGCCGGTCCAACCGCCCCCGCATCGTCCAACACGCTCAACGCATTCGTGCGGATCAATCCCGACAATACAGTGACCATCGGGGCGAAGAACCCGGAAATCGGCCAGGGCGTGAAGGTAATGCTGCCGATGCTCATTGCCGAGGAACTCGATCTGGCATGGGAGCAGGTCAGGATCGAGCAGACCGACGCGAATGAGAAAATCTATGGTGTGCAGTCAGCGGGGGGCAGCACTTCCACGCCGCGCAACTGGCTGCCCATGCGGCAAGCAGGGGCGGCGGCGCGCGCCATGCTGGTGGCTGCTGCGGCAAAGACGTGGGGCGTCGATGCAGCAACCCTTTCCACCGCACGGGGCGCTGTATTGCACAAGGCCAGCGGAAAAAGCCTGACGTATGCTTCGCTCGCCAAAGGCGCAGCGGAACAAACGCCGCCCGACCTGGCAAAAGTGCCGCTCAAGGATGCTTCGGCATTCACGATCATCGGAAAATCCAAGCCCGGTGTGGACGTGCCCGGTATCGTCAAGGGCGCGCCCTTGTTCGGCATCGATACGCGCCTGCCGGGCATGGTTCACGCAGCCGTGGTCAAATGTCCGGCGCATGGCGGAACCATCGCATCGATCGACGATGCTGCGGTGAAGGCCATTCCCGGCGTGATCGCGGTGATCCCGGTCAACAGCGGCTATGTGGCAGACGGCAAGACCGACACGGTGCTGATCGTGGCGGACAGCTGGTGGAAAGCCAGCAAGGCGCGCGAAAAGCTGGTGGTCAAGTGGGACGATGTTGCGGTCAGCGGCTTTTCGAGTGTCGGATATGAAAGGGACGCCGCAGCACTTGTGGGCGCGGTGCCGCAGATCAGCCTGTTCAAGGCGGGCGATGCCGATGGTGCGCTGGCCAGTTCATCCAGGGTCGTGAAGGCGGATTATGAATACCCGTTCCTTGCCCACGCCACGCTTGAACCACAGAATTGCACGGCCCTGTTCAAGGACGGCAAGCTGGAGATCTGGGCGCCGAGCCAGGCACCGGCAGGAGGCCGCGCGGAAACGGCGCGGCTATGCGGGTTGACGCCGGATGACCTGACGATCCACCTGACGCGGATCGGCGGCGGGTTTGGCAGGCGGTTGCTGAACGATTACATGGTCATTGCCGGGCAGGTGGCAAAAGCACTGCCCGGCAAGCCGGTAAAAGTGCTCTATGATCGCACCGATGATTTTCGCCATGATTTCTACCGCCCCGCAGGCTGGCATCGATTCAGTGCCGGAATTGATGAGACCGGGGCGATCGTTGCGTTCAAGGATCACTTCGTAAGCTTCGGCAAGGACGGCAAGGGACTGCGCGCAGCGGAAATGCAGGCTACGGAATTCCCCGGCCCGGTCGTGCCCAACGTCGATCTTGGCGTCAGCTACATGGCGACCAACCTTGCCACCGGCTGGCTGCGCGCGCCGACTTCCAATGCGATGGCGTTCGTGTTCCAGAGCTTTCTTGACGAAGTGGCCGAAGCCGCAGGGCTGGACCTGCCCGAACTGATGCGCCGCACACTGGGTGCCCCGCGCGAAATTCCGGGCGGTCGCGTGGCGCTCAACACTGGCCGCGCCCGTGGCGTAATCGATGCCGTGTGCAAGGCGGCGGGCTGGACAGGTCGCCAGAAGGGGCGCGGCTTCGGCTTCTATTTTTCTCACCTGGGCTATTTCGCCGAAGTGGTCGATGTAACCCTTTCCGAAGGCACGGTGAGGGTGGACAAGGTGTGGGTGGCAGGCGATGTCGGATCGCACATCATCAACCCCCTGAACGCCATGAATCAGGTGCAGGGATCGGTGATCGAAGGCCTGGGCCAAGCCATGCTCGGCCAGAAGATCGTGCAGGAAAACGGTAAGGTCACTGCCGAGAACTTTGGCGATTTCGCCCTGATGCGGATCGATGGGGTGCCGGGTGAGATTGCGGTGGAGTTCGTCAAGACCGAATTCCCGCCCACCGGACTCGGCGAGCCGGCACTGCCCCCGGTAATCCCGGCCCTCGCCAACGCGATCTATTCGGTCACCGGAAAACGGCATCGCCGCCTTCCGCTGGAGCTGATATAG